In Sebastes fasciatus isolate fSebFas1 chromosome 24, fSebFas1.pri, whole genome shotgun sequence, the following are encoded in one genomic region:
- the LOC141763156 gene encoding tubulin alpha-1A chain-like, which yields MPSDKTIGGGDDSFNTFFSETGAGKHVPRAVFVDLEPTVIDEVRTGTYRQLFHPEQLITGKEDAANNYARGHYTIGKEIIDLVLDRIRKLADQCTGLQGFLIFHSFGGGTGSGFTSLLMERLSVDYGKKSKLEFAIYPAPQVSTAVVEPYNSILTTHTTLEHSDCAFMVDNEAIYDICRRNLDIERPTYTNLNRLIGQIVSSITASLRFDGALNVDLTEFQTNLVPYPRIHFPLATYAPVISAEKAYHEQLSVAEITNACFEPANQMVKCDPRHGKYMACCLLYRGDVVPKDVNSAIATIKTKRTIQFVDWCPTGFKVGINYQPPTSVPGGDLAKVQRAVCMLSNTTAIAEAWARLDHKFDLMYAKRAFVHWYVGEGMEEGEFSEAREDMAALEKDYEEVGTDSVGDEGEEEGEEY from the exons ATGCCCAGCGACAAGACCATCGGAGGAGGAGACGACTCCTTCAACACCTTCTTCAGTGAGACTGGAGCTGGCAAACATGTTCCCAGAGCCGTCTTTGTGGACTTGGAGCCAACAGTCATAG ATGAAGTCCGTACAGGAACTTACCGCCAGCTCTTCCATCCTGAGCAGCTGATCACTGGAAAGGAAGATGCAGCCAACAACTACGCCCGCGGTCACTACACCATCGGCAAGGAGATCATCGACCTGGTTCTCGACAGGATTCGTAAACTG GCTGACCAGTGCACAGGACTCCAAGGTTTCCTGATCTTCCACTCCTTCGGAGGAGGAACCGGCTCTGGCTTCACCTCTCTGCTGATGGAGCGTCTCTCCGTCGACTACGGTAAAAAGTCCAAACTGGAGTTTGCCATCTATCCAGCCCCCCAGGTGTCCACAGCTGTGGTGGAGCCCTACAACTCCATCCTGACCACCCACACCACCCTGGAGCACTCTGACTGCGCCTTCATGGTTGACAACGAGGCCATCTATGACATCTGCCGCAGGAACCTGGACATCGAGCGTCCCACCTACACCAACCTCAACAGGCTGATTGGACAGATCGTCTCCTCCATCACCGCCTCCCTGCGCTTCGACGGAGCATTGAACGTGGACCTGACGGAGTTCCAGACCAACCTGGTTCCCTACCCTCGTATCCACTTCCCTCTGGCCACCTACGCCCCAGTTATCTCAGCAGAGAAGGCCTATCACGAGCAGCTATCAGTGGCTGAGATCACCAACGCCTGCTTCgagccagccaatcagatggTGAAATGCGACCCTCGTCACGGCAAGTACATGGCCTGCTGCCTCCTGTACCGTGGCGACGTGGTGCCCAAAGATGTCAACTCTGCCATCGCCACCATCAAAACCAAGCGCACCATCCAGTTTGTGGACTGGTGTCCCACAGGCTTCAAGGTGGGCATCAACTACCAGCCTCCCACTTCAGTTCCTgggggagacctggccaaggtGCAGAGGGCCGTGTGCATGCTGAGCAACACCACCGCCATCGCCGAGGCCTGGGCTCGCCTCGACCACAAGTTTGACCTGATGTACGCCAAGAGGGCCTTCGTCCACTGGTACGTCGGAGAggggatggaggagggagagttCTCAGAGGCCAGAGAGGACATGGCGGCCCTGGAGAAGGATTACGAAGAGGTCGGCACTGACAGCGTCGGGGacgaaggagaggaagaaggcgAAGAATATTAA